One Papaver somniferum cultivar HN1 chromosome 10, ASM357369v1, whole genome shotgun sequence genomic window carries:
- the LOC113316197 gene encoding uncharacterized protein LOC113316197 encodes MSSAKGVQQGDPLGPLLFALTLHPLVFKIVMQCSLDLHAWYLDDGTIIGDTLEVSTALQIIQSEGRARGLHLNINKTEIFWPNPDPRSFEDGVFHADIGRASNVVKLLGGLVSLDAQFCGDLVMTTVDKTIQLMNSVKKLQDPQCELLLLCYCTGVSKLYFTLRTTSPQFIHAASNHFDHHLFQFLQHLVTGDGAGFNPLQQRLATLPIKDGGFDVYTMTDTSQYFFLASCIQTRCLQATFLKNMDWVEMDSLMEKEKGGNGQRLGLI; translated from the coding sequence ATGTCTTCTGCCAAGGGTGTTCAACAAGGAGACCCCCTTGGTCCATTACTCTTTGCCCTTACACTGCACCCTCTAGTATTCAAAATTGTTATGCAGTGCTCTTTGGATTTGCATGCCTGGTATTTAGATGATGGAACCATCATTGGTGACACTCTAGAAGTTTCAACGGCTCTACAGATCATACAGAGTGAAGGTAGGGCAAGAGGACTGCATTTAAACATCAACAAAACGGAAATTTTCTGGCCAAACCCAGACCCTAGAAGTTTTGAGGATGGTGTCTTTCATGCTGACATTGGCAGAGCATCTAACGTAGTTAAGCTGCTTGGAGGCCTTGTTAGTTTGGATGCACAATTTTGTGGGGATTTGGTTATGACTACAGTGGACAAAACAATCCAGCTCATGAACTCGGTGAAGAAGTTACAAGACCCACAATGCGAGCTTTTACTTCTATGTTACTGCACAGGGGTATCCAAGCTCTACTTCACCTTGCGTACTACTTCCCCTCAGTTCATTCATGCTGCCAGCAACCACTTTGATCATCACCTATTTCAGTTCCTGCAACATTTGGTTACTGGCGATGGTGCTGGATTCAACCCTCTACAGCAGCGGCTCGCCACTTTACCTATCAAGGACGGTGGATTCGATGTATATACAATGACGGATACAAGCCAGTATTTCTTTTTGGCATCCTGTATTCAAACACGGTGCTTACAGGCCACCTTCTTGAAGAATATGGACTG